ATGCAACGATTTTTGCCATGTTTTAGGTTTTCAGAGCGCTTCCATTAGTCAATTTAGCACTCACTGGCACAGAGTGCTAATCCGAGAGGATGAGAGTCCTCACCTCGACTGATATCGGGGAGGTACATAATAAACAGCTAGAGCAATCAATCGCACGTTTGAGTTACTTTTTGTAACGAAATTGCCGAATTCTCGATAACTAGAGCGGATTGGATTGAATGCGTTTATCATCCACTTTTTGATGCTCTATAGTTGACAAAGGAAATCATTTATGCGTTCACCAAAAAAAAGAGCGGTAGGGCTGCAACCTTGCTGCGATAGACTTCATCCCATTTGTTGTATCGTTCCTCCTCATATGCTCAAGGAGGTTCTCCAGAATGGCAACCCTGAGCAGCGGGCATGGGCTTTTCAAACCTTAACCATGTCAGAACAGTTTCGCGGACGACGCTTGACGGTGGGAAATATCTCGTTTGCAGCATCAGCGGGTGAGAAGCGTCGTACCATCTTTGATGCCAAAAATGGCAACGATCTACCAGGCACGTTGGTGCGGAGTGAAGGCGATCCTCCCAGCGAAGATGCCGCGATCAACGAAGCCTACGACGGATCGGGTGCGACTTATGACTTGTACGAGGAGGTATTTGAGCGGAATTCCATCGACAATCGAGGGTTGCGTTTGGACTCGACGGTTCATTTTGGCGTGAAGTATGACAACGCTTTTTGGAACGGCGACCAAATGGTCTACGGTGATGGGGATGGAGAGATTTTTGAACGCTTTACCAAGGCGATTGATGTGATTGGGCACGAGCTAACCCACGGCGTCACCCAATATGAAGCCAATCTAATCTATTACGGCGAATCTGGCGCACTGAATGAATCTTTTTCCGATGTCTTTGGTTCCCTGGTGAAACAGCGGGTTCTCAATCAGACAGCCGAAGAAGCTGACTGGATTATTGGGGAAGGGTTGTTTACCGCCAATGTTAAGGGCGTTGGGATTCGCTCAATGAAGGCACCGGGGACAGCATACGACGACCCAGTGCTAGGCAAAGACCCTCAGCCTGCAACTTATAAAGACCGCTACAAAGGGCTGGAAGATAACGGGGGCGTACATATCAACTCAGGAATTGCCAACCGTGCCTTTTATTTAGCAGCGGTGGAAATTGGCGGCTACGCCTGGGAAAAGGCTGGAAAAATCTGGTATATCGCTTTACGCGATCGCCTGCGCTCTAGAGCGAATTTTAAACGGGCTGCGAATACTCTGATCGCCGTCGCTGGAGAACTCTACGGCGAAGGCTCTCAGGAGCAGAATGCAGTCCGCAAAGGTTGGCAAGAAGTAGGAGTGATTTAAATTAAAAAAGGAAGAAGCAATTCTTCCTTTTTAATTTCTGCGTGCGGCTGCCATCAGCCATTCCAGCAGCGGTCTTAAGTTTCCAGGTACGGCGGATTCACTCACTAAAACAGTATGTTGCTGAGTGTTTTCTTCCACCGTTAGCTTGTACTGAAAGCGGTCGGGTTGGGGAGTGTTGGAAGCGATCGCGGCAGGCAAATCAAAGAAATCAGCTGCGTCAACCAGGAGGCGCAGCTGATTTGCTTCATTTGCAGGCAGAGTGGTAGTGTCAAGGACTTTTGTCAGGCGCATCCCAGCAAAGCCGCCAGTCCGTTCAAAAGAAATTCGCATAGTTTCCCTCGCAGGCAGCAAGACTAACTCCATAGTAAGCAGAGATGGATGTTCCTCTTTGTCTGCCTGTGTCTTTCCTACTCAGACCGAGAGGAGAGCACCACTACGCTCACAGTCCTCTGCCGCTATGGTCGCTATGCCATCACCATACCGCCGTCTACATTGAGCGTTTGACCCGTGATATAGGCGGCAGCCGGATCGGCAGCGAGGAATCGCACTAACCCAGCAACCTCCTCTGGCTGACCGTAACGACCGAGGGGAATGAATTTTAAGATTTCCTCTGATTTGAGATTGCTTGTCATATCAGTGGCGATAAATCCAGGGGCAACAGCATTTACTGTGATGCCGCGAGTAGCGAGTTCTTTGGCGACGGTTTTCGTAAATCCAATCACTCCCGCTTTGGCAGCGCTGTAGTTTGCCTGACCGGGGTTGCCCATCTGACCGGCAACGGATGAGATATTAATAATACGCCCGGAGCGTTGCTTCAGCATCACCTTACTGATGGCTCGCGTACACAAAAAGACGCCAGTGAGGTTAAGGTCAATGACAGCTTGCCAATCTTCCGGCTTCATCCGCAACAACAGGGTATCGCGTGTAATTCCAGCATTATTCACCAATACATCAACGCGCTTCCACTTCTCCATCACAGTGTTAAGGAGGGCGTCTACTTGATCGGCTTTGGATACGTCTGCTTGGAGGGCGATCGCGCTACCGCCTGCTGCGGTAATTTCACTCACAACTTCTTCGGCTGCCCCACTAGAACTGGCATAGTTAATCGCTACATTGGCTCCCGCAGATGCCAAGTCTAAGGCGATCGCTCGACCAATTCCTCGTGAAGCGCCGGTAACGATGGCAACCTGTCCGCGCAATCTTTGCTGGCTCTCTGGCAATGCTTCCATCAATAAATTCCTCTCGATCCGTTATGAACGCGGTTATTTAACCGCGCTAACGATCTTAGGTCGATTCGTACCTCGGACTGAACGAATCAATACTCCAAAAGATTACGATTGTCGTGAAAGAGCAGAAAACACTTTGATCGCATGGCAACTAAAAAGCAGTTCAACAATTTCCAAGAGTTACTGTCTGGGTCTGAAAAGCCAGTGTTGGTGGATTTTTACGCGACTTGGTGCGGTCCCTGTCAGATGATGGTTCCGATTCTGGAGCAGGTGAGTGCCCAGATGAACGAACGGTTACAGGTTGTAAAAGTTGATACGGATAAATATCCAAATTTGGCGAGTCAATATCAAATTCACGCCCTGCCAACGTTGGTTTTATTTAAAAATAGTCAGGTAGTGGAGCGCATTGAGGGTGTGCTGACAGCCCCACAACTTATCCAGCGCCTAGAAGCGTTGGTTTAAGGCTACATCGGCAGTATCTGGGTGTAACCAATAGCTCTCTTTGGCGAAAGCATCCACAGATGCTGACGATCGCAGACGCGGATATGTACGGGAGCTCCTATCTTACCGCCTTCTGAGTCAGCTGCCAAACCAGCCCGGAACTTGACTTCCGGGCTAATCTTTCAACTTGGTGCATATCTCGGAAAGCTGGGAGAAGTGCTGCGAAGGGAGGCTGCATTTTTACCGCCGAGATGCCAAACCGAAATTCATTTCTGGAGAGCAGTTGGTAATCTACAAAGCTAAAGAAAGCGAACCCTTAAATCAGTTGCCAATAGTCATTAGTTTGTTGCTAATGACTATTGGCAAATGACTAAAGACCCATTACCACTTACTGATGTTTAGCCCATCAAAAGGGAATCGGATGAGCGATCGCTATCATACGGAAGGCTTTCTCAGCTTCAACACAAGTTGCCTAATCTTGAGAAGTGCCTGGAGCAACGCTTGATTCTGGAGAACTATTGGGAGGAGCCACCACAACCCCTTTATCCCCACGTTGCTCGCGTTTTTTTCGATCTGCTTTTAGCATATCTTCCATAGCCAGCTGCATTTGAGCCATTTTCTCCAAATTGCTGCGATACAGCTCTAGGTCTTTGAGTAATTTATCTTCTGGCAGGTTTAAGGCATTACAGATTTGCTTGAGCGCCTCAATCCGCTGCTTTTCGTCTTTTACCAAATCGGAATCTGCTACTTCCAGCAGCGTAAATAAACCAATCGCAAACAAACGGCTGTACTTAAACGGAGAATTGTTAGCGATCGCCTGCACAGCAGCGTGCAAGTCATCAGCGCCGTGACTAGGAGCCGTTGGGTTTAACCAGGCAACGATATCCTTCCCACCCAGACGCATGGCTAATTCTTCCAGCCGCTGGGCATCCTGCTTGTACTGTTGCGGCTCGTTCTCGACTGCTCGACAGAGGGCTTCAAAAATCGGTTCTTTATCTCGTTCTGGTCGATAGCCTTGCATGAAGCGGTTAAAGGATGTCACCACGCCCAATGCATAAATGGGGTCGTAGCGAAAGTCCACATTGACCGAAAGCAAGTGCATTTCCACCATCAACTCTTCTACCACCCGCCGGTAGATGGAGTTAATGGGGCGGGTGTGTAGGGTATAGAAAGTTCTTTTGGTGTCTGATACAGTGCGGACGTTATTCACCGGAAAATTTTAAGTTTGAGGGCGATGTAAACTCATTGTCACAGCTTTTGGACACCTTTGCCAAGGCAATGTCTTGTAGAGACTCCCGGCGATACAATGCCGGGGATCGCAGAAATTAGTCATTGGTAATTGGGAAAAGGGTCTTAGAAGTTAGAGATACGCCTTCCTTATCCTAAATTCCGATTGCTGATTACTCATTATCGATTAGCCATTCCCAATGACTTTTTCTCCTGAACTAACGCTCCTGGCTCAATATATAGCTGGAGAATTTGAGAATTCAGAACAAGCGACAAGAGAACCCGCTTGGTACGTAAACCTCCGCCTTTGGCTGCGACCCGTACCGCTGTTTGCAGAAGATAGCCTCACCCTGTTTGCAGAGCAAGCGAACATCCTGCAACTGGATCGTCCCTATCGTCCTCGGATTCTGCGCCTGCGCCACAGCGACACCTCTCAAGCCTCGCTGATGGTGCAATACTATATGCTGAAAGATCCCGATCGGGTCAGAGGTGCCGGTCAAAATCCAGCCTTGCTGAAGACGCTTACACCAGAACAGATGGAACTTCTCCCCGGCTGTACCCTCGCCGTCATTCAGCAACCCTTAGCTCAAAATACCTATAACTTTTCTACCGCACCCGCGACTGATGCCCCCTGCTGTTTTACCTATCAAGGAGAAACTTACCA
This portion of the Coleofasciculus sp. FACHB-T130 genome encodes:
- a CDS encoding M4 family metallopeptidase, which gives rise to MRSPKKRAVGLQPCCDRLHPICCIVPPHMLKEVLQNGNPEQRAWAFQTLTMSEQFRGRRLTVGNISFAASAGEKRRTIFDAKNGNDLPGTLVRSEGDPPSEDAAINEAYDGSGATYDLYEEVFERNSIDNRGLRLDSTVHFGVKYDNAFWNGDQMVYGDGDGEIFERFTKAIDVIGHELTHGVTQYEANLIYYGESGALNESFSDVFGSLVKQRVLNQTAEEADWIIGEGLFTANVKGVGIRSMKAPGTAYDDPVLGKDPQPATYKDRYKGLEDNGGVHINSGIANRAFYLAAVEIGGYAWEKAGKIWYIALRDRLRSRANFKRAANTLIAVAGELYGEGSQEQNAVRKGWQEVGVI
- a CDS encoding protealysin inhibitor emfourin; translation: MRISFERTGGFAGMRLTKVLDTTTLPANEANQLRLLVDAADFFDLPAAIASNTPQPDRFQYKLTVEENTQQHTVLVSESAVPGNLRPLLEWLMAAARRN
- the fabG gene encoding 3-oxoacyl-[acyl-carrier-protein] reductase, with product MEALPESQQRLRGQVAIVTGASRGIGRAIALDLASAGANVAINYASSSGAAEEVVSEITAAGGSAIALQADVSKADQVDALLNTVMEKWKRVDVLVNNAGITRDTLLLRMKPEDWQAVIDLNLTGVFLCTRAISKVMLKQRSGRIINISSVAGQMGNPGQANYSAAKAGVIGFTKTVAKELATRGITVNAVAPGFIATDMTSNLKSEEILKFIPLGRYGQPEEVAGLVRFLAADPAAAYITGQTLNVDGGMVMA
- the trxA gene encoding thioredoxin, whose translation is MATKKQFNNFQELLSGSEKPVLVDFYATWCGPCQMMVPILEQVSAQMNERLQVVKVDTDKYPNLASQYQIHALPTLVLFKNSQVVERIEGVLTAPQLIQRLEALV
- the psb29 gene encoding photosystem II biogenesis protein Psp29; its protein translation is MNNVRTVSDTKRTFYTLHTRPINSIYRRVVEELMVEMHLLSVNVDFRYDPIYALGVVTSFNRFMQGYRPERDKEPIFEALCRAVENEPQQYKQDAQRLEELAMRLGGKDIVAWLNPTAPSHGADDLHAAVQAIANNSPFKYSRLFAIGLFTLLEVADSDLVKDEKQRIEALKQICNALNLPEDKLLKDLELYRSNLEKMAQMQLAMEDMLKADRKKREQRGDKGVVVAPPNSSPESSVAPGTSQD
- a CDS encoding chromophore lyase CpcT/CpeT, which gives rise to MTFSPELTLLAQYIAGEFENSEQATREPAWYVNLRLWLRPVPLFAEDSLTLFAEQANILQLDRPYRPRILRLRHSDTSQASLMVQYYMLKDPDRVRGAGQNPALLKTLTPEQMELLPGCTLAVIQQPLAQNTYNFSTAPATDAPCCFTYQGETYQVSLGFEARHQEFRSYDKGIDPQTGRAIWGALLGPYIFTKREDFSAELAI